DNA sequence from the Bactrocera dorsalis isolate Fly_Bdor unplaced genomic scaffold, ASM2337382v1 BdCtg140, whole genome shotgun sequence genome:
TCACCTGCCGAGAGAGCTAATTTTCCCACCTGAGCTCCGCTGTCATCATGAAAATTATAGGCAACTGTCTCCATCCATGCATTGTCTGTATTACGAAAATCATCTACATATCCTTTGTATATTTCATTTCCTTTCGCGAAGAAATCTTCAATCACTTTTTGATTTTCTGAATTTGACCATACAAAGGTATTTGATATGATTTATCACAACGGATTTCAACGAAACTATTGAGGTTTTACTTACCGAAACTATCTAAAGCTTCTTCCATGAATTCGCGTTTAAGAGTTGCGGTAATCTTCTCACCAGGATCAACCATGCCTCCTGGTATGGCCCACATATTATTATCATGGCGTTGTATTGCCACcatttgtaacatttttctgtgaacaagtcaaaatttgttatttgttaaaatgtaattattcCTGAAGACATTTACATTACTTTTGTGTATCACTGTTTATGGATACGCTGCCATCAGCGTTGCGTTTCCATCGTGTAACTACCGGATCGGCTGCGTGATTTGGTCCCCAACGCCCTAGTAATCCCCGGCCACTCAAGCCGGTACGTCCAATGGGGTTTATGGGaagcccattttcaattttgtaaatTCCGTTGAACGATACACGATTTACAGCGCCATCTAGTTGATTCCATTTGGGTTGAAAATCGACACAACCGATGTCCGGATCGGCCCAAGGTTGTCCATTTATATGTGGCGCAGTATAAATGGGAGGCGAATAGTTTACATACTCAGCTGACCAGAAGACAAAATCATCTGGAACAGGAAAACGTTGCAGAGTACTTTTTGGGTAAATATTATTACGGCAAGTAATGTGTTTAAATGTCCCTGCCTTTAGAATAGATGCCGACATTATACGTAAAAGAACAACTTGAAGCAGATATAGGCAAATGTGTATTTTGCGTTCTCTGggcaaaaaattgaagaaacagACGATGAAAACAAACATTGTAAAACGGGCTATACTAAACGAACAGTACTCACAGATGCACCGGAAAAGTTAAGAGTACCAGTGCTAccaagttgaaaaaatttatttagaatccGACGGTTATTTGCAAAGGTGATAAATGTAGAAAACACAAAATCACAGAAAAGTAACAAAATTATGTCCAACAccatattattttcataacatTTAAGTATATACGTATGTGCGGATTGTTTGCACGAATGCTCGTAGGTGCCGTATACTTCCGGTAAATTAAGGAACAATTGAGATGAGCTCCAACTTGTATGAACGCTTGTACTTTGTGCGCTCAGTTCttattgtatttcaaagttATTCAACTTGAGCCCGACCGAAGTTGTCATAAAAATACCTTTGTTATTTCGATTAAATCTCCGCCGATCAGAGTGCTTGTAAATGTGTTTGTGTACACTTCTTAATATgcgtgtatgtaagtatgtgtgttccAAAACGATGTTGTCGCAACTTGTAATAATTGGCtccaaacaaattttaagaaagTGACTATCGTCtcgcatttcatttattttgcagAGAGTCGCCCAGTAAGGAGCTCTGGAAATAACAGATTTTACTATTTATTACTAAGTGCTTTGTATATTATTTGCTTTGGGAGTTCTATGTTAAACGTCAAAGTGAGTAATGTTCTGCTAATGTTGCTGTGCATCTTCTTTCTACTCGCCGTACAAGCGGCAAAAAACGGATTACGTCGCAATGTTGTGCTTATCATCTTTGACGACTTGCGCCCTGCGTTGGGCGGATATGGTGATTATTTGGCTCAAACCCCTAATTTAGACGCGTTCATTAAAGAGAGTCACTACTTCACACGTGCTTATAGCCAGGTATGGAAGTGGTTAGGTGCATGAATTACTTGAAATGAAATAAGCTCAAATAATTGTAGAGAATTTAAAAACCATGTGATTTTCAGCAATCGCTCTGTGCTCCCAGTCGCAACTCAATGCTTACTGGCCGTCGTCCGGATACACTGCATCTCTACGACTTTTACAATTACTGGCGCGATTTTACCGGCAACTTTTCGACGCTGCCACAATATTTTAAAGCACACAATTACTACACATATGgtattggaaaagttttccatccaGGCATCTCGTCAAACAATACGGACGATTATCCCTACAGTTGGTCGCTGCCAGTCTTTCGGCCACAGAGCGAAAAGTACATGAATTCACCAGTGTGTCCGGATGCTGGCGGAATATTGCGGAAAAATCTAATCTGCCCAGTTCATTTGCAAACTCAACCACTAAAGACACTGCCTGATATTGAGTCGACCGCTGAAGCTATACGCTTTGTCAGTGCTTACAAGCGTCGTAGGCCATTCTTCTTAGCAGTTGGCTTTCACAAACCGCACATTAATTTCCGCTTTCCGCAACAGTTCATCGACCAATTTCGCCTCGAAGATTTCAATAATTATACGACAGATAACAATAAGCCAGAAGATATGCCGAATGTCGCGTGGAATCCATATATAGATGTGCGTTCGCGAGATGACTTCAAACATCAAAACATTTCCTTCCCTTATGGCCCAATTTCGGCGAAACATCGCTCCCAGATACGTCAGGCTTATTACGCCTCCGTTGCCTACGTGGATGACTTATTTGGGAAATTTATTGCACATCTAAATAAAAGCAACACCATCGTGCTAGTGACAAGTGATCATGGCTGGTCTTTGGGTGAACATGCAGAATGGGCCAAGTACAGTAATTTCGAAGTGGCTTTGCGCGTGCCACTCATTGTACGCAGCCCGGAATTTCCGACAAATGCTTCACAGAATATTCATACTATCGCTGAGCTTATAGACATTTTTCCTACATTGGTGGACTTAGCGCATTTGCCGGCATTGCCATCGTGTAATAAATCCAGTCAAAACTTAATTTGTGGCGAAGGCAAAAGTTTATACCCATTGTTGCAGGGAGTCGGTAGGAACGAGGAGTACGTGGCTTTAAGCCAATATCCACGTCCAGGCATAGAACCCACAAAACATCCCAACAGCGACAAGCCGAAACTTTCAAACATCAAGGTGATGGGCTATTCCATACGAACTAACGTGTTTCGCTACACGCTTTGGGTGCGTTTCAACGCACACGACTTCAGTAAAGGTAAGCATGATATTGTATACTGCAAACCGCCAGGAGTGGAACTTATATTTTCCTTGAGGGAAGGATACTTACTGCAATATTTTGTGTACATTTTCTCTTTGCAGATTGGAATGAAATATTCGGGGAGGAATTGTACGATCATCGCTTGGATGAAGGTGAAGACGTGAATTTGGCTAAAATCCCAGAGTACAATGAAACCTGCACGCTTCTGAGGCAACAATTAATAACagctttttcaaaataactgtgacataaataattttaatggcGATCACCAATCGTCCCAGAAAAAGTACGATATATATAGATAAGCATTTAACCAAAGTATCCGTTGTTTATTATTGCAGGGTTGTTTTTTCATATGTTGCTCAATTAGTACCCCCACTCTGAGCAACATTGAGAACATTTAGTACATATAGGTAGTGCCATCTTGTTCCAACATTCCTATAATTCGTTGAAACTTTAAGTGCTATACCGTTACAAAATTGACTagtcttgttgttattgtagcgtcagagttctgccgagttgacagtcctaggccggataaaaatcc
Encoded proteins:
- the LOC105233691 gene encoding putative nudix hydrolase 6; its protein translation is MSASILKAGTFKHITCRNNIYPKSTLQRFPVPDDFVFWSAEYVNYSPPIYTAPHINGQPWADPDIGCVDFQPKWNQLDGAVNRVSFNGIYKIENGLPINPIGRTGLSGRGLLGRWGPNHAADPVVTRWKRNADGSVSINSDTQKKMLQMVAIQRHDNNMWAIPGGMVDPGEKITATLKREFMEEALDSFENQKVIEDFFAKGNEIYKGYVDDFRNTDNAWMETVAYNFHDDSGAQVGKLALSAGDDAANVKWLDIDSTIKLHANHIDIIKEVIKRLNAYW
- the LOC105233690 gene encoding iduronate 2-sulfatase, whose translation is MLNVKVSNVLLMLLCIFFLLAVQAAKNGLRRNVVLIIFDDLRPALGGYGDYLAQTPNLDAFIKESHYFTRAYSQQSLCAPSRNSMLTGRRPDTLHLYDFYNYWRDFTGNFSTLPQYFKAHNYYTYGIGKVFHPGISSNNTDDYPYSWSLPVFRPQSEKYMNSPVCPDAGGILRKNLICPVHLQTQPLKTLPDIESTAEAIRFVSAYKRRRPFFLAVGFHKPHINFRFPQQFIDQFRLEDFNNYTTDNNKPEDMPNVAWNPYIDVRSRDDFKHQNISFPYGPISAKHRSQIRQAYYASVAYVDDLFGKFIAHLNKSNTIVLVTSDHGWSLGEHAEWAKYSNFEVALRVPLIVRSPEFPTNASQNIHTIAELIDIFPTLVDLAHLPALPSCNKSSQNLICGEGKSLYPLLQGVGRNEEYVALSQYPRPGIEPTKHPNSDKPKLSNIKVMGYSIRTNVFRYTLWVRFNAHDFSKDWNEIFGEELYDHRLDEGEDVNLAKIPEYNETCTLLRQQLITAFSK